In Flavobacterium gelatinilyticum, a genomic segment contains:
- a CDS encoding phytanoyl-CoA dioxygenase family protein codes for MPWTILEGLWKRSVHPSEDISKNVSNNWDNEVKTLYQLGIGMEDTLQYLFHERPEFETFKTWITKRQRTVNTESEDLTENVLSEEDLKFWNENGYVIVKEAISKEDCRNTQQAIWDYLEIDPGSRENWYKRHKNQKGLMLNFSDHETLNKNRLSPRVKKAYEQLYKTTKIYKVIDKVSFNPPENEQFVFLGSGLHWDTNLKRPFSHNLQGLFYLTDCGSNDGAFHCVPGFHNQIDQWLDELKPGENPREKALQTLTPKPITGNAGDFIIWDSRLPHCATPNRGENPRMVQYLTYLPDDYKVGDDWI; via the coding sequence ATGCCCTGGACAATACTCGAAGGATTATGGAAACGTTCTGTACATCCGTCAGAAGACATTTCTAAAAACGTTTCAAATAATTGGGATAACGAAGTAAAAACGTTATACCAGCTCGGAATTGGCATGGAAGACACTCTGCAGTATTTATTTCATGAAAGACCCGAATTTGAGACTTTCAAAACATGGATAACTAAAAGGCAGCGAACCGTAAATACTGAAAGTGAAGATTTGACAGAGAATGTTCTTTCAGAAGAAGATCTTAAATTCTGGAATGAAAACGGGTATGTTATCGTTAAAGAAGCCATTTCTAAAGAAGATTGCCGAAACACACAGCAGGCAATCTGGGATTATTTAGAAATAGATCCAGGCAGCAGAGAAAACTGGTATAAACGCCATAAAAACCAAAAGGGTTTAATGCTTAATTTTTCTGATCATGAAACCTTAAACAAAAACCGATTATCACCAAGGGTAAAAAAAGCATACGAACAGCTGTATAAAACCACTAAAATTTATAAAGTCATTGATAAGGTTAGTTTTAATCCGCCTGAAAATGAACAATTTGTTTTTTTAGGAAGCGGACTGCATTGGGATACCAATTTAAAGCGTCCGTTCAGTCATAATTTACAAGGACTCTTTTATTTGACAGACTGCGGTTCAAATGATGGTGCTTTTCATTGCGTACCGGGTTTTCATAACCAAATCGATCAGTGGCTCGACGAATTAAAACCCGGCGAAAATCCGAGGGAAAAAGCCCTCCAGACCTTAACACCAAAGCCTATAACCGGAAATGCGGGCGATTTTATAATCTGGGACAGCAGACTCCCGCATTGCGCTACTCCAAACCGGGGAGAAAACCCAAGAATGGTCCAGTATCTTACCTATCTTCCGGACGATTATAAAGTTGGAGATGACTGGATTTAA
- a CDS encoding Crp/Fnr family transcriptional regulator, with amino-acid sequence MPQNPSPEDVKKVFDLYFNADINIWKGFSEKIKVRNFQKSEIIKEYNEIEKYLNIIIKGSAGLFVWGGDRDICINLLYENSFLSDYLSFLNQKPTVMKAEALEDVTLWSISYNDLNELYGRSETGLRIGKAISEMLYIRKQEEQISLLTLTPQERYLKLIESRPAIVQRTSLKIIASYLGLTAESLSRIRKRVMEK; translated from the coding sequence ATGCCCCAAAATCCTTCCCCCGAAGATGTAAAGAAAGTTTTTGATCTCTATTTTAATGCTGATATCAACATTTGGAAAGGATTCTCGGAAAAAATTAAAGTACGGAATTTCCAAAAATCAGAAATTATAAAAGAATACAATGAGATCGAAAAGTACCTTAATATTATCATTAAAGGTTCTGCCGGATTATTTGTATGGGGCGGTGACAGGGATATTTGCATTAATCTGCTTTACGAAAACAGTTTTTTGAGTGATTATCTTTCTTTCCTGAACCAAAAACCGACAGTTATGAAAGCCGAAGCTCTGGAAGATGTTACTTTATGGTCTATCAGTTACAATGATTTAAATGAGCTTTACGGTCGTTCTGAAACAGGGCTGCGGATTGGTAAGGCCATTTCGGAAATGCTGTATATCCGAAAGCAGGAAGAACAAATCAGCCTTTTAACACTGACGCCGCAGGAACGTTATTTAAAACTTATCGAATCGCGTCCTGCTATAGTACAAAGAACTTCTTTAAAAATTATCGCTTCTTATCTTGGACTTACTGCAGAAAGTTTAAGCCGTATCCGTAAGAGGGTGATGGAAAAATAA
- a CDS encoding CPBP family intramembrane glutamic endopeptidase, protein MKSKINFKAIAVYYIIALICRYLAVKTNLLAGIENGYIVILLRGVGPALGAFAAIKIFSIKNGMSLKGFYKNTLIPFAVYWLLPAFLIAGVYYFTAGKFPVLLMFTVLVYGLLEEIGWRGFLQEELKSLPVFTSTLIIGLMWFLWHLNIDMTTSNMVFLGIIFFGTWGIGKIYSKTASLLAVAGVHSLNNFFREGLHDTELILIVVLLVIWIAFVIFYDRKKKTVLAQEAV, encoded by the coding sequence ATGAAAAGTAAAATTAACTTTAAAGCCATTGCAGTTTATTATATAATAGCGCTTATATGCAGATATTTAGCCGTTAAAACAAATCTTTTGGCCGGAATCGAAAACGGGTATATTGTTATTCTGCTTCGCGGAGTTGGACCGGCTTTGGGCGCTTTTGCTGCGATCAAAATATTTTCGATTAAAAACGGAATGTCATTAAAAGGATTTTACAAAAATACCCTGATTCCGTTTGCGGTATACTGGCTTCTTCCTGCATTTTTGATCGCCGGAGTATATTACTTTACAGCGGGTAAATTTCCTGTTTTATTAATGTTTACCGTTTTAGTTTACGGACTTTTAGAAGAAATAGGGTGGCGAGGTTTTCTTCAGGAAGAACTAAAATCGCTGCCGGTTTTTACATCAACTTTAATTATTGGTTTAATGTGGTTTTTGTGGCACTTAAATATAGATATGACGACAAGCAATATGGTTTTCCTTGGTATTATCTTTTTTGGAACCTGGGGAATCGGGAAAATATATTCGAAAACAGCTTCGCTTCTGGCTGTTGCAGGCGTACATTCGCTGAATAACTTTTTTAGAGAAGGACTGCATGATACAGAACTTATCCTGATTGTAGTTTTACTGGTAATCTGGATTGCTTTTGTTATTTTTTATGACAGAAAAAAGAAAACTGTTTTAGCTCAGGAAGCCGTATGA
- a CDS encoding shikimate kinase → MKLHIFGASASGVTTLGEALAEKLNLDYFDSDAYFWEETEPPFTIKRNPEERNTRISKALNESKNFILGGSIIHWGENIFPVFDLIVFLHLPNEIRMQRLKNRELERYGDLIYTDSLRKEKYEEFVKWAHDYDFDTGIANRTLNAHKSWLEKTDSPVLELIGDIPVSEKIITIISKLKEKNLIPEQHRY, encoded by the coding sequence ATGAAACTGCATATTTTTGGCGCATCAGCAAGCGGTGTTACTACTTTAGGAGAAGCATTGGCAGAAAAACTAAACCTTGACTATTTTGACAGTGATGCTTATTTCTGGGAAGAAACAGAGCCGCCATTTACTATAAAAAGAAATCCCGAAGAAAGGAATACCCGTATTTCTAAAGCATTAAACGAGAGTAAAAATTTTATTCTGGGCGGTTCAATCATTCATTGGGGAGAAAATATTTTTCCGGTTTTCGATTTAATAGTCTTTCTCCATCTCCCGAATGAAATTAGAATGCAACGTCTTAAAAATCGTGAACTGGAACGTTACGGAGACCTGATTTATACCGATTCTTTGAGAAAAGAAAAATATGAGGAATTTGTAAAATGGGCTCACGATTATGATTTTGATACAGGAATTGCCAACAGAACTTTAAACGCGCATAAATCGTGGCTGGAAAAAACAGATTCACCCGTTTTGGAATTAATCGGCGATATTCCTGTATCTGAAAAAATAATAACTATCATCAGTAAACTGAAAGAGAAAAATTTAATTCCCGAACAGCATCGTTATTAA
- a CDS encoding methyltransferase domain-containing protein yields the protein MPWNPDIYNKFKNIRFQPFYDLIDLIEDNGKMQSIDLGCGTGEQTYILSEKFESAQFIGIDSSEEMLAKSQSLKNERLDFKQGTTEDIIASGQKWDLIFSNAALQWSDDHHKLFSSLINLVNENGQFAVQMPVQAENILNKILLDLVQEEPYKSQLKNWKRESPLLSIDEYAQILFDSGLENIQIMQKVYPIIADDAQQLLDFISGSALIPYIERLTIEQQQPFISEYKKRIEKAFPKFPAIYAFKRLLLYGKKK from the coding sequence ATGCCCTGGAATCCTGACATCTATAATAAGTTTAAAAATATTCGTTTTCAGCCTTTTTACGATCTTATTGATTTAATCGAAGACAATGGCAAAATGCAGAGCATAGATTTAGGATGCGGTACAGGCGAACAGACGTACATTCTTTCTGAGAAATTTGAGTCGGCGCAGTTTATCGGAATTGATTCTTCAGAAGAAATGCTGGCAAAATCACAATCACTTAAAAATGAACGTTTAGATTTTAAACAGGGAACGACAGAAGATATTATAGCTTCCGGGCAAAAATGGGATTTGATTTTTAGCAATGCCGCTTTGCAATGGTCAGATGATCATCACAAATTATTTTCTTCGCTTATAAATCTGGTGAATGAAAACGGACAGTTTGCGGTTCAGATGCCTGTTCAGGCCGAAAATATTCTAAACAAAATTTTACTCGATTTGGTTCAGGAAGAACCGTATAAAAGTCAGTTAAAAAACTGGAAAAGAGAATCTCCATTGTTGAGTATAGACGAGTACGCCCAGATTTTATTTGACAGCGGACTCGAAAATATCCAGATCATGCAGAAAGTGTATCCTATTATTGCCGATGATGCACAGCAGCTGCTTGATTTTATATCAGGTTCGGCTTTGATTCCGTATATCGAAAGACTCACAATCGAACAACAGCAGCCTTTTATCAGCGAGTACAAAAAACGTATCGAAAAAGCTTTCCCGAAATTCCCGGCGATTTATGCTTTTAAACGATTATTGTTGTACGGAAAGAAAAAATAG
- a CDS encoding alpha/beta fold hydrolase: MKNQFRFIAFCLAFSAGVTFTQAQTLDTLTIGKIKQAVSYKGLKDAPLILFLHGGPGSSRMKQAETFSNMLQQHFMVIQWDQRESGKTLALNKTSVPITLDLMVNDTHEVITQLLKKFNKKKLYLVGESWGTVLGFKMAARHPELLYAYLAFSPMINQTKSEQLLLDKLEINAKEKNNVQALKELKTIKIPFGDSQQIYYSRKWMFDYDGHPFSPQDTTALKEYLKSWSDIWLPTWNKAIRQNLITELPQLKCPVYFFLGEKDLQTNFGIAKQYFEVIKAPKKKLFSFKDAGHSVLTEKPAEVQKIIIEEILEK; the protein is encoded by the coding sequence ATGAAAAACCAATTTCGTTTTATTGCTTTCTGCCTCGCTTTCTCAGCAGGTGTTACGTTTACACAAGCCCAAACTCTGGATACATTAACAATTGGAAAAATAAAACAGGCCGTTTCGTATAAGGGTCTTAAAGATGCTCCGTTGATTTTGTTTCTGCACGGCGGTCCGGGCAGTTCCAGAATGAAACAGGCAGAAACATTCAGTAATATGCTCCAGCAGCATTTTATGGTAATTCAGTGGGATCAGCGTGAAAGCGGTAAAACACTGGCTTTAAACAAGACTTCGGTTCCCATTACGCTAGATTTAATGGTAAATGATACTCATGAAGTAATTACACAGCTTTTAAAAAAATTTAATAAAAAGAAACTGTATCTCGTGGGAGAATCCTGGGGAACAGTTCTGGGTTTCAAAATGGCCGCCAGACATCCTGAACTTTTGTACGCTTATCTTGCTTTCAGCCCTATGATAAATCAAACCAAAAGCGAACAATTACTGCTGGATAAACTAGAAATTAACGCCAAAGAAAAAAATAATGTACAAGCGCTGAAAGAACTGAAAACAATAAAAATTCCGTTTGGAGATTCGCAGCAGATCTACTATTCCAGAAAATGGATGTTTGATTATGATGGACATCCTTTTTCTCCACAAGATACAACGGCTTTAAAGGAATATCTAAAATCATGGTCGGATATCTGGCTGCCAACATGGAATAAAGCCATTCGGCAAAATCTTATTACCGAACTGCCTCAGCTCAAATGTCCGGTTTATTTCTTCTTGGGAGAAAAAGATCTACAGACCAACTTTGGCATTGCAAAACAATATTTTGAGGTTATAAAAGCTCCTAAAAAGAAGTTGTTTTCATTTAAAGACGCAGGACATTCTGTACTTACAGAAAAACCAGCCGAAGTACAGAAAATAATCATCGAAGAAATACTCGAAAAATAA
- a CDS encoding calcium:proton antiporter — protein sequence MKQLLQWSVIIPVLSWILFFSGLVDNSSIFQILASVLLILSVMSAVHHSEIIAERVGEPYGTIILAISITVIEVSIIISLMISEGSEAASLARDTVYAATMLILNGIIGLCLLIGSLRHYEPNFSTNSVTIGLVSLVSIIVFTLVFPTFTESVHGSYYSMPQLIFASIACIVIYSSFLFAQTKGYRQYFLTGTADSEKTEPVEISNKVFAVSLVFLLVSLGIVVLLAKTLSPAIESIIISYHLPKSLVGVIIAMIILLPEAIAAIIAARKNRLQTSLNLALGSALASIGLTIPSVAVVCIIMDMPIILGLDIKSIVLLALSVFTVMLSLSKGKSNIVYGVVLLVNLFAFMFLMIYP from the coding sequence ATGAAACAATTACTTCAATGGTCAGTTATTATTCCGGTATTATCGTGGATTCTCTTTTTCAGCGGACTTGTCGACAACAGCAGTATTTTCCAGATTCTGGCCAGCGTACTGTTGATACTAAGCGTAATGTCGGCCGTACATCATTCTGAAATTATTGCCGAACGTGTTGGAGAGCCATATGGAACTATTATTCTTGCTATATCTATAACTGTTATTGAAGTTTCTATTATTATCTCGCTGATGATTTCTGAAGGTTCTGAAGCCGCTTCATTAGCAAGAGACACCGTTTACGCCGCAACCATGCTTATCCTGAACGGAATTATTGGTTTGTGCCTTTTAATTGGCAGTCTAAGACATTACGAACCTAATTTCTCAACAAATTCCGTAACAATCGGCCTGGTTTCGCTGGTTTCGATTATCGTATTTACACTGGTATTTCCCACTTTTACCGAAAGTGTTCACGGTTCATATTATTCCATGCCTCAGCTTATTTTTGCTTCTATTGCCTGTATTGTTATTTATTCTTCGTTTTTGTTTGCACAAACAAAAGGCTACCGACAGTATTTCCTTACCGGAACTGCTGATAGTGAAAAAACCGAACCGGTTGAAATTTCAAATAAAGTCTTCGCTGTCAGTCTGGTATTTTTATTAGTCAGTTTAGGAATTGTAGTCTTGCTGGCCAAAACATTATCTCCTGCAATCGAAAGTATTATTATAAGTTATCACCTGCCTAAAAGTCTCGTTGGGGTTATTATAGCCATGATTATTTTACTGCCCGAAGCCATAGCGGCCATTATAGCGGCAAGAAAAAACAGACTTCAGACGAGTCTTAATTTAGCGTTGGGTTCAGCTCTTGCAAGTATTGGACTTACGATTCCGAGTGTGGCCGTGGTTTGTATTATTATGGATATGCCTATTATCCTCGGACTCGATATAAAATCGATTGTACTGCTGGCGCTTTCGGTTTTTACGGTAATGCTGTCTTTAAGCAAAGGAAAATCGAATATTGTTTACGGGGTTGTCCTGCTGGTTAACTTATTTGCTTTTATGTTTCTTATGATATATCCTTAG